From the genome of Blautia hydrogenotrophica DSM 10507:
AAGCAGCGATTCTCTCCACGGTATTGGTCCCTCTTAACACTTCATCAATCACACAGAGCACCGGCACTGGTCCCTGGCATGCATCTAAAATCCTCTTCAGGGAGCGAATCTCCGCCATAAAATAACTCTCCCCATCCCGGATGCTGTCGCGAAGAGCTATGGAAGTCAGTATTCGGCAGCAAGCAGCGTGATAGCTTCTCGCTGTACAAGTAAAAATTGTCTGCGCCAAAACTGCGTTCACTGCCACCGCTTTTAAAAATGTGGACTTTCCCGAAGCATTAGAACCAGTCAGAAGCACAGCCTTTCCGGCTGTGATGGTGTTGGCCACCGGCTGCATAACCAACGGATGGTAAAGGTCTGTCACCTTTAGAACCTGGGAATCTGCGGAAAACTCCGGCTCCCCATACCAGGGCAGCCCTTTCCTGAAAGAGGCGATAGAAATTGCCGCGTCCAGCTCTCCGATCTGATCTAACAACTCCTGGAATTCCGCCTGGCAGCGCAGACTTTCACGGCGCAAAGAAGGATAGACCAGCAAATCTATATGAAACAGCATCTTTAAATAATCCATTATCAAATCCAAAAAGCCTCCGCCCTCTGCCTGCCGCCCGATGAACCAGAATGCTTTTTTCTCAAATCCTGTCAGCCTTTTTCGTATCTCCACAATACGCCGGCAATTTTCCAGAGAGGACCAATCTAATCTTTCCAGCTCTCTGCCCATGTCCAAAATCCTGCGCAGACTGGCGAAAAGGCTCCGATACGGTTCCGTTTGTTTCCGGTCAGAGCCTGTCTGATACAAAAAAGCATTCAAACCCACCAGCGCAAACACAAAAAATACCGCCGCAACGGGAAACACCGGCAGCAACAGCAGCGCAGCCAACAGCGCACCTGCCAAAAGTCCGTGAGAAATCCATCCGATCACAGGGGCATTTTCAAGGGAAGACACCGCATCTCCCAGCGAACAGCGGTTGTCCTTTCCCACTAAGACCAAAGCCAGCTGCATTTTTTCACGTTCTTTTTTATGGCTTTGAAAAAAATTCGTCAGTTCTCCTAGATGCTCCAACTCTTTGGATGACATCTTCGGCAAACGCAAAAGCCGATATAGATACTCCTCCCCCGCAGTCGTCAAAGTCTGATTAATTCTTCCAAAAATCACATCCATCTCCAGATCATTCCAGGTAATATCGTCTAGATATCCCTCTTTCTTTCCGTCCATTTTCCTGGATGAAGCTGAAATTCTCTGGAGTTCCTCATGAGAATACATATGGTCAAAGATCCTGCCATATTGCTCACCGAATTCTCTTAAATGTCGCTCTTTCTGTCTGCGGTTTTCTCTGACAATTACCCAGACAACACCCAAAAGAAAGATAACAGCCGCAAAAGTCACGATAAAATAAGGATGCATAAACGTTCTCCTTTCATTGTTTCTAATCATAGCAGAATCCCAAAGACAAGTCCAGCCCAAAGACAGCGGCTTAAAATTCTCGCGTTGGCATAAGAAAATTTGTCA
Proteins encoded in this window:
- a CDS encoding MutS-related protein, which gives rise to MHPYFIVTFAAVIFLLGVVWVIVRENRRQKERHLREFGEQYGRIFDHMYSHEELQRISASSRKMDGKKEGYLDDITWNDLEMDVIFGRINQTLTTAGEEYLYRLLRLPKMSSKELEHLGELTNFFQSHKKEREKMQLALVLVGKDNRCSLGDAVSSLENAPVIGWISHGLLAGALLAALLLLPVFPVAAVFFVFALVGLNAFLYQTGSDRKQTEPYRSLFASLRRILDMGRELERLDWSSLENCRRIVEIRKRLTGFEKKAFWFIGRQAEGGGFLDLIMDYLKMLFHIDLLVYPSLRRESLRCQAEFQELLDQIGELDAAISIASFRKGLPWYGEPEFSADSQVLKVTDLYHPLVMQPVANTITAGKAVLLTGSNASGKSTFLKAVAVNAVLAQTIFTCTARSYHAACCRILTSIALRDSIRDGESYFMAEIRSLKRILDACQGPVPVLCVIDEVLRGTNTVERIAASSRILGVLAKVGNHCFAATHDLELTVILGDIYENYHFEETVEDSDVHFHYQLKQGPCSTRNALTLLELTGYDENTVRSAKEAAKEFQNTGIWKKMKGV